In Dyadobacter sp. NIV53, a single window of DNA contains:
- a CDS encoding cytochrome c maturation protein CcmE — protein sequence MKKIQIFGLVIVAVAIGIIISTAGDASTYVNFSKAQELASSGDNESIHVVGKLKKNTSGQILEMDYHPEIDPNYFTFTLIDNNNVAQKVVYKSTKPQDFDKSEQVVVVGKMQNGTFAAEKILMKCPSKYENGKLETTEATASKS from the coding sequence ATGAAGAAGATACAGATATTCGGTCTTGTGATAGTAGCCGTAGCAATTGGAATCATTATATCAACGGCTGGTGATGCAAGCACTTATGTAAACTTTTCCAAAGCACAGGAATTGGCTTCCAGCGGTGATAATGAAAGTATTCACGTTGTTGGTAAATTAAAGAAAAATACGTCAGGACAGATCCTGGAAATGGATTACCATCCCGAAATTGATCCAAACTACTTCACTTTTACTTTGATCGACAATAACAATGTGGCTCAGAAAGTAGTATATAAAAGTACCAAACCTCAGGATTTTGATAAATCTGAACAGGTTGTGGTAGTTGGAAAAATGCAAAACGGCACTTTCGCAGCGGAGAAAATCCTGATGAAGTGTCCATCTAAATACGAAAACGGAAAATTGGAAACAACCGAGGCTACCGCATCTAAATCATGA
- a CDS encoding NAD(P)H-hydrate dehydratase — translation MKIFSVEQTKALDTFTIQNEPISSLNLMERASQAFVRWFCDQFVNTRPISIFCGMGNNGGDGLAIARILSQKSYNVCVYVVKYTENPSDDFTANLDRLSNNLTPFTILNKGDLPKISPDTILIDALLGSGLSRPATGILAEVIQALNQAPNKIISVDIASGLYVDKQNEKEDIIIKPYCTVSFQLPKLAFMMPQNAEFTGNWQTVDIGLHQDFIKKTSTPYFYTDKSDAESKIIPRQKFSNKGTFGHALLLSGSYGKMGAAVLSAKACLRSGVGLLSLHIPGCGYEIVQISVPEAMASVDPDSKYLTELPKIDSYSAIGIGPGIGQESATLELLRTLLKTIKVPLVIDADALNILSQNPELLRKLPKKTILTPHPKEFQRLAGKTDNEYDRLELAREFAQRYEVIICLKGAHTAVILSNGDVHFNSTGNAGMATGGTGDVLTGIITSLLAQGYAPEDAAILGVYQHGLSGDKGEAKKGQNALIASDLVDNLGW, via the coding sequence ATGAAAATATTCAGCGTAGAACAAACTAAAGCATTAGACACATTTACTATCCAGAATGAACCAATTTCGTCTCTTAACCTCATGGAACGGGCATCACAGGCATTTGTGCGCTGGTTCTGTGATCAGTTTGTTAATACGCGGCCAATCAGTATATTTTGTGGTATGGGAAACAATGGCGGGGATGGCTTAGCAATTGCAAGAATCCTGAGCCAAAAATCTTATAATGTGTGTGTATATGTTGTAAAATACACTGAAAATCCATCCGATGATTTTACTGCAAATCTTGATAGATTATCAAATAACCTGACCCCATTTACTATTCTGAATAAGGGTGATTTACCAAAAATCTCACCGGACACTATTCTGATTGATGCACTATTAGGATCAGGCTTATCCAGGCCAGCCACGGGAATTTTGGCTGAAGTAATTCAGGCATTAAATCAGGCACCTAATAAAATAATCTCGGTAGATATTGCAAGTGGCTTGTACGTAGACAAGCAGAATGAAAAGGAAGATATTATTATCAAACCATATTGTACAGTTTCTTTTCAATTGCCCAAACTGGCATTCATGATGCCGCAAAATGCAGAATTTACCGGTAACTGGCAGACCGTTGATATCGGTTTGCATCAGGATTTTATAAAAAAAACATCCACTCCCTATTTTTACACAGACAAATCGGATGCCGAAAGCAAAATTATTCCCAGGCAGAAATTCTCAAATAAGGGCACTTTTGGGCATGCACTTCTTTTATCCGGAAGTTATGGTAAAATGGGTGCGGCTGTTTTATCAGCAAAGGCTTGTTTAAGATCAGGAGTTGGATTGCTTTCTTTGCATATCCCTGGCTGTGGTTACGAAATTGTACAGATTTCTGTACCGGAAGCGATGGCCTCAGTAGACCCTGACAGTAAATATCTTACAGAACTGCCAAAAATAGATTCTTATTCCGCAATCGGGATTGGCCCCGGAATCGGACAGGAATCAGCTACTTTGGAATTGTTAAGGACTTTATTAAAAACAATAAAAGTTCCTTTAGTTATTGACGCCGATGCACTGAATATCCTGTCACAAAATCCTGAATTGCTCCGTAAATTACCAAAAAAGACAATTTTAACACCTCATCCAAAAGAATTTCAAAGACTTGCCGGAAAGACTGATAACGAATATGACCGGCTGGAATTAGCCAGAGAATTCGCTCAAAGATATGAAGTGATAATTTGTCTAAAAGGAGCACATACTGCAGTTATTTTAAGCAACGGAGATGTTCATTTTAATTCAACCGGCAATGCCGGTATGGCAACAGGAGGTACCGGCGATGTACTGACAGGCATAATTACCAGCTTGCTGGCACAAGGTTACGCTCCTGAGGATGCTGCTATTTTAGGCGTTTATCAGCATGGACTTTCCGGCGACAAAGGTGAAGCAAAAAAAGGCCAGAATGCTTTAATTGCATCTGACCTCGTGGATAATTTGGGTTGGTAA
- the dapF gene encoding diaminopimelate epimerase yields MKITFYKYQGTGNDFIMIDDRSALFPVSKELIGSLCHRRFGIGADGLILLQNAEGYDFRMVYFNADGGEGSMCGNGGRCAVRFAHDLGLFSTNTSFIAVDGPHEGVASIEKIRLKMSPVNSVEQYAGYDFMNTGSPHYITYVDDIKDVDVVGIGKEVRYGSVYGPLGGTNVNFVEILKDNHLSVRTYERGVEDETYSCGTGVTAAVLSAYAHEGWDSPVTVETLGGTLEVAYAETTPGKFDDIFLIGPAVKVYEGTFEV; encoded by the coding sequence ATGAAAATTACTTTTTACAAATACCAGGGAACCGGCAATGACTTTATCATGATTGATGACCGTTCAGCTTTGTTTCCTGTTTCAAAGGAACTCATTGGGTCTCTTTGTCATCGTCGCTTCGGAATTGGTGCCGATGGGTTAATATTATTGCAGAATGCCGAAGGATATGATTTCCGAATGGTTTATTTCAATGCAGATGGTGGAGAGGGAAGTATGTGTGGAAATGGAGGACGTTGTGCTGTAAGATTTGCACACGATCTGGGGCTATTTTCAACTAATACATCTTTTATCGCTGTGGATGGCCCGCACGAAGGAGTCGCTTCAATTGAGAAAATCCGTTTAAAAATGTCACCGGTTAATAGCGTAGAGCAATATGCCGGATATGATTTTATGAATACCGGATCACCACATTATATTACTTATGTGGACGACATTAAGGATGTTGATGTTGTTGGGATTGGGAAGGAAGTTCGTTATGGTTCGGTATATGGCCCTTTAGGCGGTACGAATGTGAATTTCGTAGAGATTTTGAAAGATAACCATCTGAGTGTACGTACGTATGAGCGTGGAGTCGAGGATGAAACCTATTCCTGTGGGACCGGTGTAACTGCCGCTGTATTATCCGCATACGCACACGAAGGTTGGGATAGCCCGGTAACAGTTGAAACATTGGGCGGCACATTAGAAGTGGCTTATGCTGAAACTACTCCTGGCAAATTTGATGATATATTCTTGATTGGACCGGCAGTAAAAGTTTACGAGGGAACATTTGAAGTTTAG
- the ccsA gene encoding cytochrome c biogenesis protein CcsA translates to MKKLWWKILCIILIFYVIINGLMGPVPHLPILNESIRNTYFHVALWLAMTLLLFTSMIFSVRYLNSGNIKHDDIASELAKSGLFYGILGCLSGSVWANFTWGDPWPNDPKLNGAAVGILIYLAYLLLRSSFEDEQRRARIASVYNIFAFAVFVPLIYILPRLTDSLHPGSGGNSTFGSYDMNNDLRMVFYPAIIGWILLGLWFAELRVRIKRINRFREEDFLEVKKS, encoded by the coding sequence ATGAAAAAGCTTTGGTGGAAAATCCTTTGTATTATTTTAATATTTTACGTCATCATAAATGGCCTGATGGGCCCGGTACCACATTTACCTATTTTGAATGAAAGTATCCGGAATACCTATTTTCATGTAGCGTTGTGGCTGGCTATGACTCTGTTATTGTTTACTTCCATGATATTCTCGGTTCGTTATCTGAACAGCGGAAATATAAAGCATGATGACATAGCCAGTGAACTTGCCAAATCGGGATTATTCTACGGAATTCTGGGTTGTTTGAGTGGTTCGGTATGGGCTAATTTTACATGGGGTGATCCTTGGCCAAATGATCCGAAATTGAACGGGGCTGCTGTTGGTATACTGATTTATCTTGCCTATTTATTATTAAGAAGTTCATTTGAGGACGAACAGCGCAGAGCCAGAATTGCTTCTGTTTATAACATTTTCGCTTTTGCTGTTTTTGTTCCTCTTATTTATATTCTTCCACGCCTTACAGATTCATTACATCCAGGAAGCGGTGGTAACAGCACATTCGGTTCTTATGATATGAATAATGACCTTCGGATGGTTTTTTATCCGGCTATTATCGGCTGGATTTTGTTAGGTCTTTGGTTTGCTGAATTGAGGGTCAGAATTAAAAGAATCAATCGTTTCAGGGAAGAAGATTTTTTGGAAGTGAAAAAATCCTGA
- a CDS encoding CcmD family protein: MKKVFSILISLIIFSGNLLAQTTVDNTVPMADKLREDGKIWVVVAVIAVVFAGIAINMIRLELRVGKIEKELNIK; encoded by the coding sequence ATGAAAAAAGTCTTTTCCATTCTGATTTCACTTATTATTTTCTCCGGAAATTTGTTAGCGCAAACTACTGTGGACAATACCGTTCCAATGGCTGACAAATTACGGGAAGATGGTAAAATCTGGGTTGTTGTTGCTGTTATTGCTGTCGTTTTTGCCGGGATTGCAATTAATATGATCCGGTTGGAATTGAGGGTTGGCAAAATTGAAAAAGAATTAAATATCAAGTAA
- the rplS gene encoding 50S ribosomal protein L19: protein MSELIKLVEATIENRKSEYPEFKAGDTINVHVKIREGNKERIQQFQGTVLQRRNLSASGETFTVRKISNGIAVERVFPILSPSISKIELLRRGKVRRARLFFLRGRQGKAARIKELKVAKA, encoded by the coding sequence ATGAGCGAACTTATTAAACTCGTAGAAGCTACGATTGAAAATCGTAAATCCGAGTATCCTGAATTTAAAGCAGGCGACACGATCAACGTACACGTTAAGATCAGAGAAGGTAACAAAGAGCGTATTCAGCAATTTCAAGGTACTGTATTGCAACGCCGTAACCTTAGTGCAAGCGGTGAAACTTTCACAGTACGTAAGATATCGAACGGAATCGCAGTAGAACGCGTTTTCCCAATTCTTTCACCTAGTATCTCCAAAATTGAACTGCTTCGTCGCGGTAAAGTTCGCCGTGCACGTTTGTTCTTCTTACGCGGACGTCAGGGTAAAGCGGCTCGTATTAAGGAGCTTAAAGTAGCAAAAGCATAG
- a CDS encoding FeoA family protein, which translates to MPVRTLSHLKKGESGVIKSFSDKVMSLKLLEMGCLPGCEVRLDAVAPFGDPICINVGGCYCLSLRLNEAATIVIE; encoded by the coding sequence ATGCCTGTTCGAACACTATCCCATCTGAAAAAAGGAGAAAGCGGAGTCATTAAATCTTTCTCAGACAAAGTCATGTCTCTGAAATTACTTGAAATGGGTTGTTTGCCGGGATGCGAAGTTCGTCTGGATGCAGTGGCTCCATTTGGAGATCCTATTTGTATCAATGTTGGAGGCTGTTATTGTTTATCATTGCGACTAAATGAGGCAGCGACTATAGTTATCGAGTAA
- the feoB gene encoding ferrous iron transport protein B has product MKQENIKIALVGNPNAGKSTLFNVLTGLRQKTGNFPGVTVEKKSGTFHLKSSTGKTDGEVTLVDLPGTYSIYPKSADETVVMDILANPQHPDFPKVIIVVVDASNLQRNLLLFTEINDLGIPAVLALNMLDVATSMNLTVNAVQLAMQLKVPVVRINARTGEGVKNLMEAVTHTLEQKEKPALTYFYDPTEKEVQLIEEVKSIYHLDNDYVALQYVCQHDNFSFLEQPARTKLDRLIEKYDFDENNFLSTETIARYEKIKPIVSKAVKSEGMTEQPFWTRKLDGILLHHFWGYVTFAVVLLVIFQAIFAWATYPMDLIDAGTAATIEWVKGILPQGVLNDLITDGIMAGIGGIIIFIPQIAILFALVSILEESGYMARVMVIMDKLMRKFGLNGRSVVPLISGVACAVPAIMTTRSISSRYERLLTILVTPLMSCSARLPIFAILIALVVPSTKVFGILNMQGLVLMGLYLMGLFGALFSAWLLSLFIPRKEPSYFMLEMPSYKLPRWGHVGFTMYESVKSFVLEAGKVIMSISIILWVLASYGPGDKMEKEAERVALENSQLTQDQINAAVASVRLENSYAGSFGRFIEPAIRPLGYDWKIGIALLASFAAREVFVGTMATIYSISGDTEDVLTVKERLVQERNPDTGGAMYTPAVCYSLLVFYVFAMMCMSTIAVVYRETHGWKWPLIQLAYLTVLAYVSAFAVYQLMS; this is encoded by the coding sequence TTGAAACAAGAAAATATTAAAATTGCGCTCGTCGGTAATCCCAATGCCGGGAAATCTACCTTGTTTAATGTTTTAACCGGTTTGCGTCAAAAGACAGGAAATTTTCCCGGAGTTACAGTAGAAAAAAAATCAGGGACTTTTCATCTTAAAAGTTCAACAGGTAAAACAGATGGAGAAGTAACATTGGTTGACCTGCCGGGAACTTACAGCATTTATCCGAAATCTGCTGACGAAACGGTAGTGATGGATATACTTGCCAATCCGCAACATCCTGATTTTCCTAAGGTAATTATTGTAGTCGTTGATGCTTCAAATCTTCAAAGAAACCTCCTTCTTTTTACTGAAATCAATGATCTTGGAATTCCGGCTGTACTTGCACTAAATATGCTTGATGTTGCAACAAGTATGAATCTTACTGTTAATGCAGTACAGCTTGCCATGCAGTTGAAAGTGCCGGTTGTTCGTATTAATGCGCGTACCGGTGAAGGAGTTAAAAATTTGATGGAGGCAGTTACGCATACTCTGGAGCAAAAAGAAAAGCCGGCTTTAACTTATTTCTATGATCCTACTGAAAAGGAAGTTCAGTTAATAGAAGAAGTAAAATCCATTTATCATCTTGATAATGACTATGTTGCTTTGCAATATGTTTGCCAGCATGATAATTTTTCTTTTCTGGAACAACCAGCCAGAACAAAGCTGGACAGGCTCATTGAAAAATACGATTTTGATGAAAATAATTTCCTGTCTACCGAAACCATAGCGCGGTATGAAAAAATAAAACCAATTGTTTCCAAAGCGGTAAAGTCGGAGGGCATGACAGAACAGCCTTTCTGGACACGGAAACTGGATGGTATATTGCTGCATCATTTTTGGGGATATGTCACTTTTGCAGTTGTGTTGCTGGTCATATTTCAGGCGATTTTTGCATGGGCTACATATCCAATGGATTTGATCGATGCAGGAACAGCAGCTACGATTGAGTGGGTAAAGGGTATTTTGCCGCAAGGTGTACTGAATGACCTCATTACTGATGGAATTATGGCAGGAATAGGGGGGATTATCATATTTATTCCACAGATCGCTATTTTATTTGCACTGGTTTCTATACTTGAAGAATCCGGTTATATGGCCCGTGTAATGGTGATTATGGACAAACTGATGCGGAAATTCGGATTAAATGGCCGCAGTGTTGTGCCGCTTATTTCAGGAGTCGCCTGTGCCGTTCCGGCTATTATGACAACACGCAGCATCAGCAGCCGTTATGAGCGTTTGCTCACCATTCTTGTAACTCCTTTGATGAGCTGTTCAGCTCGTCTTCCTATTTTTGCTATTCTGATTGCCCTTGTGGTACCATCTACAAAAGTTTTTGGGATACTTAATATGCAGGGATTGGTATTAATGGGGTTGTACCTGATGGGATTATTTGGTGCGTTATTTTCCGCCTGGCTTTTATCTCTTTTTATTCCAAGAAAAGAACCAAGCTATTTTATGCTTGAAATGCCTTCGTACAAGCTTCCACGTTGGGGGCATGTTGGTTTTACAATGTATGAAAGTGTAAAATCTTTTGTACTGGAAGCAGGGAAAGTGATCATGTCCATTTCAATCATTTTGTGGGTACTTGCATCCTATGGGCCCGGAGACAAAATGGAGAAAGAAGCTGAAAGGGTTGCATTGGAAAACAGCCAGTTAACACAAGATCAGATCAATGCTGCAGTAGCTTCTGTAAGGCTTGAAAATTCTTATGCAGGTAGTTTTGGCCGTTTTATAGAGCCAGCAATTCGCCCTCTTGGTTACGACTGGAAAATCGGTATTGCTTTATTGGCTTCATTCGCAGCCAGAGAAGTTTTTGTAGGAACTATGGCAACTATATACAGTATCAGCGGTGACACAGAGGATGTGTTAACAGTTAAAGAACGTTTGGTTCAGGAAAGAAATCCGGATACTGGCGGCGCTATGTATACACCTGCTGTTTGTTATTCATTATTGGTATTTTACGTTTTTGCCATGATGTGTATGAGCACAATTGCAGTCGTGTACCGTGAGACGCATGGCTGGAAGTGGCCGCTTATTCAGCTGGCTTATCTGACAGTTTTGGCTTATGTGTCCGCATTTGCAGTTTATCAGCTTATGAGCTAG
- the ccsA gene encoding cytochrome c biogenesis protein CcsA, producing the protein MIHTTIGSAGHLLVIIAFVSALVATFAYFKAGMANTPVDDLAIWKRFARVTYVVHVLAVLGVVFSLYWIIGNHYFEYHYAWKNSSLSLPTGYTISSFWQDQEGSFLLWIFWNVVLGSVLIFTNRSWEAPVMTVFALVQAFLTSMILGVVIPGLDVKIGSTPFLLLKEVMPDIPVFKMDPNFIAKDGNGLNPLLQNYWMVIHPPTLFLGFASTLIPFSFAIAGLWTKKIQEWIRPALPWALFSALVLGVGVLMGAYWAYETLNFGSYWNWDPVENSSIVPWLVLVAAIHTMIIARKNATALKTSFILTITTFILVLYSTFMTRSGVLGNASVHSFTDLGLSGQLLVYLLTFLIVAIGLLAYRWKSLPSDEEEVSTYSQEFWIFIGATLLCLSGFQILATTSIPVYNKIAEAFGTVLNMALPADQVGHYNKFQLWFFSLIIVLTGIGQYFWWKRVGKDKLQALYNPLLIALIISAAVITIQGVKDIQYIVLLTTSIFAIVANGTILFNIARGNYTLSGGAVTHIGVALMLIGILFSSAYTKVVSINNSGLMISRSEEFTNNDNKENKENITLWLNKPEKMGDYMLTWRDVRVEPRSIPEYISKSWVDIIENDFHAVALRDIVVNDKKYYSKGDTLEIFPENFYYEIEYREPSGRVFNLFPRVQINPRMGGIVSSPDISRKLDKDLYTYVAMVTNPTAEPVWSATENFTASLRDTFFVNDYVAILDNVVRTDSVEGVTLGEGDAAVKAIIRVLDNEHEYIITPSFVIRDRMVARKPEVNNDLGLRVQFQEINPQTGQFSFAVNTTQRDYIVMKATEKPLINILWLGTFVLVIGFLMATIRRFKDFIKMRDKENASINKNREKIKAQVV; encoded by the coding sequence ATGATCCATACCACTATCGGAAGCGCAGGTCACCTGCTGGTAATTATCGCATTTGTATCGGCATTAGTAGCCACCTTTGCTTATTTTAAAGCCGGAATGGCTAATACGCCTGTGGATGATCTGGCGATCTGGAAACGTTTTGCCCGTGTAACTTATGTTGTTCACGTACTGGCTGTGTTAGGTGTCGTTTTCTCCTTATACTGGATTATCGGTAATCATTATTTTGAATATCATTATGCCTGGAAAAACTCTTCCCTTTCCTTACCGACCGGCTATACTATTTCCAGTTTCTGGCAGGATCAGGAAGGCAGTTTCCTGCTTTGGATATTCTGGAATGTCGTTTTAGGATCAGTTCTGATCTTTACCAACAGATCCTGGGAAGCCCCGGTTATGACTGTTTTTGCTCTTGTACAGGCATTTTTGACTTCCATGATTCTGGGAGTTGTCATTCCCGGATTGGATGTTAAAATCGGCTCTACTCCATTTCTTCTGCTAAAAGAAGTAATGCCTGATATTCCAGTGTTTAAAATGGATCCGAATTTCATTGCAAAAGACGGAAACGGTTTAAATCCGCTTTTACAAAATTATTGGATGGTTATTCACCCTCCTACCTTGTTTTTAGGTTTTGCTTCTACGCTAATTCCATTTTCATTTGCGATTGCCGGTTTATGGACAAAAAAAATTCAGGAATGGATTCGTCCTGCTTTACCGTGGGCATTATTTTCAGCATTGGTTTTAGGTGTAGGTGTTTTGATGGGTGCTTATTGGGCATACGAAACGCTTAATTTTGGCAGTTACTGGAACTGGGATCCCGTAGAGAATTCTTCAATTGTTCCCTGGCTGGTTCTTGTTGCGGCAATTCACACCATGATTATCGCACGCAAAAATGCAACTGCATTAAAAACTTCGTTCATCTTAACTATTACAACTTTCATTCTGGTACTCTATTCTACGTTCATGACACGGAGCGGGGTTCTTGGAAATGCGTCGGTTCACTCATTTACGGATTTGGGATTGTCCGGTCAGCTACTGGTTTATCTATTGACATTCCTGATTGTCGCCATTGGTTTACTTGCATATCGCTGGAAAAGCCTTCCGTCGGACGAAGAGGAAGTTTCCACTTATTCCCAGGAGTTCTGGATTTTTATTGGAGCAACCTTATTGTGTCTTTCCGGTTTTCAAATTCTTGCTACTACTTCGATTCCGGTTTATAATAAAATAGCAGAAGCCTTTGGAACAGTACTAAATATGGCTTTACCGGCCGATCAGGTTGGACATTATAACAAATTTCAGCTTTGGTTTTTCTCCCTGATTATCGTCCTAACAGGTATTGGCCAATATTTCTGGTGGAAACGTGTTGGAAAGGATAAACTTCAGGCTTTGTACAATCCATTGCTTATTGCGTTAATTATCAGCGCGGCTGTCATTACAATCCAGGGTGTTAAGGATATTCAGTATATCGTGCTACTGACCACTTCCATATTTGCGATTGTTGCGAACGGTACTATTTTGTTCAACATTGCACGGGGAAATTATACATTGTCGGGTGGTGCTGTAACGCACATTGGTGTTGCCTTGATGCTGATCGGAATCCTGTTCTCATCTGCTTATACCAAAGTAGTTTCTATTAACAATTCGGGGCTGATGATTTCCCGCAGCGAAGAATTTACCAACAACGATAATAAAGAAAATAAAGAAAACATCACGCTATGGCTTAATAAGCCGGAAAAAATGGGTGATTATATGCTTACCTGGCGGGATGTCCGTGTAGAACCGCGCAGCATTCCTGAATACATTTCAAAAAGCTGGGTTGATATTATTGAAAACGACTTCCACGCTGTTGCGCTCAGGGATATTGTTGTAAACGATAAGAAGTATTATTCCAAAGGCGATACCCTGGAAATCTTCCCTGAAAATTTTTATTACGAAATTGAGTACCGGGAACCTTCCGGACGTGTTTTCAATCTTTTCCCTCGCGTTCAGATTAATCCAAGAATGGGTGGAATTGTGTCATCTCCGGATATTAGCCGCAAATTAGATAAGGATTTGTACACGTATGTCGCAATGGTTACCAATCCGACTGCAGAGCCCGTCTGGAGTGCTACTGAGAATTTTACCGCCAGTTTAAGGGATACATTCTTTGTAAATGATTACGTAGCTATTCTGGATAATGTAGTCCGTACAGATTCTGTGGAAGGCGTAACTTTGGGAGAAGGCGATGCGGCGGTAAAAGCAATTATCAGGGTATTGGACAACGAGCACGAATATATCATTACTCCTTCTTTTGTGATCAGGGATCGGATGGTTGCCCGTAAACCAGAGGTTAACAACGACTTAGGACTGCGTGTTCAGTTCCAGGAAATCAATCCGCAAACAGGTCAGTTCTCTTTCGCAGTCAATACAACACAACGGGACTATATTGTGATGAAAGCGACCGAAAAACCACTGATTAATATTCTTTGGCTGGGTACTTTTGTACTGGTTATAGGTTTCCTGATGGCTACTATCCGGCGATTTAAAGACTTTATAAAAATGAGGGATAAAGAAAATGCCTCTATCAATAAGAACAGGGAAAAGATTAAGGCACAAGTGGTTTAG
- a CDS encoding amidohydrolase family protein: protein MKVGQSLDVPENTEVLDYRNFTITPGLIDSHTHILTNQGLNEDLSIDAVMNSSESRVLRAAYFADSYLNAGFTTIRDLGNSGQYLDVEVKNAIEKGYIKGPRMLVSGPIIGSMDGQFYHLPVKDFQRISEQEQTMISGVEEAKKAVKEHIVQGVDVIKILAIGNRLTLSLDEMKAIVQTAHEQRLKVTVHCDRDWAVQAAIEAGVDGVEHGYGFRDTTLKIMAKKGIYLVPTYGSVKGAVHYHEIMNLKYNIEDIRNSLERRGKDLIRASQLGVRIVAGSDAYHDTKMPRGDDAKQTIWGYYDYGLSAEDVLKTATANAAIALEMKDQIGVIKENAFADLAVFEGDLKKDFKKSLFQVKMVMKDGKIQYQK, encoded by the coding sequence ATGAAAGTTGGACAAAGCCTTGATGTTCCTGAAAATACTGAGGTGCTGGACTACCGCAACTTCACAATAACACCAGGGCTCATTGATTCTCATACACATATATTAACCAACCAGGGATTAAATGAAGATCTGTCAATAGATGCTGTCATGAACTCGTCCGAAAGCAGGGTATTAAGAGCGGCGTATTTTGCTGATAGTTATCTGAATGCTGGATTTACTACAATCCGCGACTTAGGTAACTCAGGCCAGTATCTTGATGTTGAGGTAAAAAATGCAATTGAAAAGGGATACATCAAGGGTCCAAGAATGTTGGTATCAGGTCCAATAATTGGCTCAATGGACGGACAGTTTTATCATTTACCTGTTAAGGATTTTCAACGTATATCAGAACAGGAACAAACGATGATCAGTGGTGTAGAGGAAGCAAAAAAGGCGGTTAAGGAACACATTGTTCAGGGTGTAGATGTCATTAAAATACTTGCTATTGGTAACCGGCTTACTTTAAGTCTGGATGAAATGAAGGCCATTGTTCAGACAGCCCATGAGCAGCGACTGAAAGTTACAGTTCACTGCGACAGGGACTGGGCTGTTCAGGCGGCCATAGAGGCAGGAGTTGATGGAGTAGAGCATGGCTATGGATTTAGAGATACTACCTTGAAAATAATGGCTAAGAAAGGTATTTACCTTGTACCTACTTATGGGTCAGTCAAAGGAGCTGTTCATTACCATGAAATAATGAATTTGAAATATAATATTGAAGATATCAGGAATAGCTTAGAACGCCGGGGAAAAGATCTTATTCGGGCTAGTCAGCTGGGTGTGAGGATTGTTGCAGGATCTGATGCTTATCATGATACAAAAATGCCCAGAGGAGATGACGCTAAACAAACTATCTGGGGTTATTATGATTATGGACTTTCTGCAGAAGACGTGTTGAAAACTGCAACTGCTAACGCTGCAATTGCATTGGAAATGAAGGATCAGATTGGCGTTATTAAAGAAAATGCATTTGCCGATCTTGCAGTTTTTGAAGGTGACTTGAAAAAGGATTTTAAAAAATCTCTTTTTCAAGTGAAGATGGTCATGAAAGATGGAAAGATCCAGTATCAAAAGTAA
- a CDS encoding heme exporter protein CcmB, with product MNEIKTLIWKEFTLEWRQKYALSGMLLYLVSTVFICYLSFGLRRNQLTPIVWNTLFWIILLFAAVNAIAKSFSQERYGRLIYYYSLCSPQAIILSKIIYNSFIMLFLSGIGFGFYAFVMGNPVGDIGLYMICIALAAVGFASVLTLVAGIASKADNSATLMAVLSFPIILPMLLMTIKLAKNALDGLDWSVSTDEISTLLSIDLIVITLSYLLFPYLWRS from the coding sequence TTGAACGAGATAAAAACCCTCATCTGGAAAGAGTTTACGCTGGAATGGCGGCAAAAATACGCATTAAGCGGTATGCTGTTGTACCTGGTAAGTACCGTTTTTATTTGTTATCTCAGCTTTGGCCTGCGTCGCAATCAGCTTACACCGATTGTATGGAACACACTTTTCTGGATAATCCTGCTTTTTGCTGCAGTGAATGCAATAGCAAAAAGTTTTTCTCAGGAACGATATGGCCGCCTGATCTATTATTACAGCTTATGCAGCCCGCAGGCAATCATTTTATCTAAAATCATATATAACTCCTTCATCATGCTTTTTCTTTCGGGCATCGGTTTCGGGTTCTATGCTTTTGTAATGGGAAATCCGGTTGGCGACATTGGTTTATACATGATTTGCATTGCTTTGGCGGCAGTTGGTTTTGCATCCGTTCTGACATTGGTTGCCGGAATTGCTTCCAAGGCAGACAATAGTGCGACTTTAATGGCAGTTTTAAGTTTTCCCATCATTTTGCCAATGTTGTTAATGACAATAAAACTGGCAAAAAATGCATTGGACGGCCTGGACTGGAGTGTAAGTACAGACGAAATCAGCACATTATTATCCATCGACCTGATAGTAATAACGCTTAGTTATTTGCTTTTTCCTTATTTATGGAGAAGCTGA